In one Carassius carassius chromosome 12, fCarCar2.1, whole genome shotgun sequence genomic region, the following are encoded:
- the LOC132155376 gene encoding fibronectin type III domain-containing protein 7-like produces the protein MVEASEQLGNWAQTVLLKVKAVMLASELMPPCIPASVAAALNCTSNIASITWYSALGATWYLVKVENSQGYKTSCNNTVTHCDIPNLQCGQEYSITVMGMNGVCMGPASQPVTLVSAPCHNTGIQASLDCRTNSALISWTPGNGSLSFNATLQSLQDPQKHNCFTNGSSCNIGSLPCGQHYNICVTGYGQTCSTSSKALVTLDTAPCVPTQVNVSLSCGSDTASVSWAASSGLVSYYTVTAVDDNGRTLTSNSNRTSCDISGLSCGQAYNVSVTAMSVDCTGQRSEVPRISTAPCDPQNITTVLQCDTNTANVTWTASAGANGYTAMATDRQQQRLASCHSMGTSCQLTSLPCGMRLNVTVQADGTTCNSSSQPKAVVETAPCIPTSVAAALNCTSNIASITWYSALGATWYLVKAESSQGYKTSCNNTVTHCDIPNLQCGQEYSITVMGMNGVCMGPASQPVTLVSAPCHNTGIQASLDCRTNSALISWTPGNGSLSFNATLQSLQDPQKHNCFTNGSSCNIGSLPCGQHYNICVTGYGQTCSTSSKTLVTLDTAPCVPTQVNVSLSCGSDTASVSWAASSGLVSYYTVTAVDDNGRTLTSNSNRTSCDISGLSCGQVYNVSVTAMSVDCTGQRSEVRRISTAPCDPQNITTVLQCDTNTANVTWTASAGANGYTAMATDRQQQRLASCHSMGTSCQLTSLPCGMRLNVTVQADGTTCNSSSQPKAVVETAPCIPTSVAAALNCTSNIASITWYSALGATWYLVKAESSQGYKTSCNNTVTHCDIPNLQCGQEYSITVMGMNGVCMGPASQPVTLVSAPCHNTGIQASLDCRTNSALISWTPGNGSLSFNATLQSLQDPQKHNCFTNGSSCNIGSLPCGQHYNICVTGYGQTCSTSSKALVTLDTAPCVPTQVNVSLSCVSDTASVSWQ, from the exons ATGGTTGAGGCAAGTGAACAGCTGGGGAATTGGGCACAAACTGTTCTGCTAAAGGTGAAAGCTGTGATGTTGGCGTCTGAACTGATGC CTCCCTGCATTCCCGCCAGTGTTGCTGCCGCTCTAAACTGTACATCCAACATTGCTTCCATCACCTGGTACAGTGCACTTGGTGCCACTTGGTACTTGGTAAAGGTGGAAAACAGCCAAGGGTACAAGACATCCTGCAACAACACTGTCACACACTGTGATATCCCAAACCTGCAGTGTGGCCAGGAATATTCCATCACAGTCATGGGCATGAATGGTGTCTGCATGGGCCCGGCTAGCCAGCCTGTCACTCTCGTCTCAG CACCGTGCCACAACACTGGCATTCAAGCCAGTCTGGACTGCCGCACCAACTCAGCACTCATTTCTTGGACACCAGGCAATGGTTCATTAAGTTTTAATGCAACACTACAGTCACTCCAGGACCCCCAAAAGCACAACTGCTTCACCAATGGCTCCTCCTGCAACATTGGCTCACTGCCGTGTGGTCAGCACTATAACATCTGTGTTACAGGATACGGCCAGACCTGTTCAACCTCTTCTAAAGCCTTGGTCACTCTAGACACAG CTCCATGTGTTCCCACTCAAGTCAATGTGTCATTATCTTGTGGGTCGGACACTGCATCTGTTTCCTGGGCAGCATCCAGTGGCCTTGTTTCATACTATACAGTAACAGCAGTAGATGATAATGGACGTACGCTAACCAGCAACTCCAACAGAACTTCCTGTGACATCAGCGGCCTGTCGTGTGGTCAGGCGTACAATGTGTCAGTCACAGCTATGAGTGTGGACTGCACTGGGCAACGCAGTGAAGTGCCTCGCATCAGTACTG CTCCCTGTGACCCTCAAAACATCACAACTGTGCTCCAGTGTGACACCAACACAGCCAACGTGACATGGACTGCCAGCGCAGGAGCTAATGGGTACACAGCAATGgcaacagacaggcagcagcaacGTTTAGCTTCTTGTCACTCTATGGGAACTTCCTGTCAGCTGACCTCTCTGCCGTGTGGGATGAGACTAAATGTGACTGTCCAAGCTGATGGCACCACCTGCAACAGCAGCTCTCAACCTAAAGCTGTAGTGGAAACAG CTCCCTGCATTCCCACCAGTGTTGCTGCCGCTCTAAACTGTACATCCAACATTGCTTCCATCACCTGGTACAGTGCACTTGGTGCCACTTGGTACTTGGTAAAGGCAGAAAGCAGCCAAGGGTACAAGACATCCTGCAACAACACTGTCACACACTGTGATATCCCAAACCTGCAGTGTGGCCAGGAATATTCCATCACAGTCATGGGCATGAATGGTGTCTGCATGGGCCCGGCTAGCCAGCCTGTCACTCTCGTCTCAG CACCGTGCCACAACACTGGCATTCAAGCCAGTCTGGACTGCCGCACCAACTCAGCACTCATTTCTTGGACACCAGGCAATGGTTCATTAAGTTTTAATGCAACACTACAGTCACTCCAGGACCCCCAAAAGCACAACTGCTTCACCAATGGCTCCTCCTGCAACATTGGCTCACTGCCGTGTGGTCAGCACTATAACATCTGTGTTACAGGATACGGCCAGACCTGTTCAACCTCTTCTAAAACCTTGGTCACTCTAGACACAG CTCCTTGTGTTCCCACTCAAGTCAATGTGTCATTATCTTGTGGGTCGGACACTGCATCTGTTTCCTGGGCAGCATCCAGTGGCCTTGTTTCATACTATACAGTAACAGCAGTAGATGATAATGGACGTACGCTAACCAGCAACTCCAACAGAACTTCCTGTGACATCAGCGGCCTGTCGTGTGGTCAGGTGTACAATGTGTCAGTCACAGCTATGAGTGTGGACTGCACTGGGCAACGCAGTGAAGTGCGTCGCATCAGTACTG CTCCCTGTGACCCTCAAAACATCACAACTGTGCTCCAGTGTGACACCAACACAGCCAACGTGACATGGACTGCCAGCGCAGGAGCTAATGGGTACACAGCAATGgcaacagacaggcagcagcaacGTTTAGCTTCTTGTCACTCTATGGGAACTTCCTGTCAGCTGACCTCTCTGCCGTGTGGGATGAGACTAAATGTGACTGTCCAAGCTGATGGCACCACCTGCAATAGCAGCTCTCAACCTAAAGCTGTAGTGGAAACAG CTCCCTGCATTCCCACCAGTGTTGCTGCCGCTTTAAACTGTACATCCAACATTGCTTCCATCACCTGGTACAGTGCACTTGGTGCCACTTGGTACTTGGTAAAGGCAGAAAGCAGCCAAGGGTACAAGACATCCTGCAACAACACTGTCACACACTGTGATATCCCAAACCTGCAGTGTGGCCAGGAATATTCCATCACAGTCATGGGCATGAATGGTGTCTGCATGGGCCCGGCTAGCCAGCCTGTCACTCTCGTCTCAG CACCGTGCCACAACACTGGCATTCAAGCCAGTCTGGACTGCCGCACCAACTCAGCACTCATTTCTTGGACACCAGGCAATGGTTCATTAAGTTTTAATGCAACACTACAGTCACTCCAGGACCCCCAAAAGCACAACTGCTTCACCAATGGCTCCTCCTGCAACATTGGCTCACTGCCGTGTGGTCAGCACTATAACATCTGTGTTACAGGATACGGCCAGACCTGTTCAACCTCTTCTAAAGCCTTGGTCACTCTAGACACAG CTCCATGTGTTCCCACTCAAGTCAATGTGTCATTATCTTGTGTGTCGGACACTGCATCTGTTTCCTGG CAGTAG
- the LOC132155377 gene encoding fibronectin type III domain-containing protein 7-like, with the protein MCCGQTYNITVVAVANSCSSNTSVTSQVTAAPCDPQNITTVLQCDTNTANVTWTASAGANGYTAMATDRQQQRLASCHSMGTSCQLTSLPCGMRLNVTVQADGTTCNSSSQPKAVVETAPCIPTSVAAALNCTSNIASITWYSALGATWYLVKAESSQGYKTSCNNTVTHCDIPNLQCGQEYSITVMGMNGVCMGPASQPVTLVSAPCHNTGIQASLDCRTNSALISWTPGNGSLSFNATLQSLQDPQKHNCFTNGSSCNIGSLPCGQHYNICVTGYGQTCSTSSKALVTLDTGITLNNNTTCKFAPCVPTQVNVSLSCGSDTASVSWAASSGLVSYYTVTAVDDNGRTLTSNSNRTSCDISGLSCGQVYNVSVTAMSVDCTGQRSKVRRISTAPCDPQNITTVLQCDTNTANVTWTASAGANGYTAIATDRQQQRLASCHSMGTSCQLTSLPCGMRLNVTVQADGTTCNSSSQPKAVVETGDSSC; encoded by the exons CTCCCTGTGACCCTCAAAACATCACAACTGTGCTCCAGTGTGACACCAACACAGCCAACGTGACATGGACTGCCAGCGCAGGAGCTAATGGGTACACAGCAATGgcaacagacaggcagcagcaacGTTTAGCTTCTTGTCACTCTATGGGAACTTCCTGTCAGCTGACCTCTCTGCCGTGTGGGATGAGACTAAATGTGACTGTCCAAGCTGATGGCACCACCTGCAACAGCAGCTCTCAACCTAAAGCTGTAGTGGAAACAG CTCCCTGCATTCCCACCAGTGTTGCTGCCGCTCTAAACTGTACATCCAACATTGCTTCCATCACCTGGTACAGTGCACTTGGTGCCACTTGGTACTTGGTAAAGGCAGAAAGCAGCCAAGGGTACAAGACATCCTGCAACAACACTGTCACACACTGTGATATCCCAAACCTGCAGTGTGGCCAGGAATATTCCATCACAGTCATGGGCATGAATGGTGTCTGCATGGGCCCGGCTAGCCAGCCTGTCACTCTCGTCTCAG CACCGTGCCACAACACTGGCATTCAAGCCAGTCTGGACTGCCGCACCAACTCAGCACTCATTTCTTGGACACCAGGCAACGGTTCATTAAGTTTTAATGCAACACTACAGTCGCTCCAGGACCCCCAAAAGCACAACTGCTTCACCAATGGCTCCTCCTGCAACATTGGCTCACTGCCGTGTGGTCAGCACTATAACATCTGTGTTACAGGATACGGCCAGACCTGTTCAACCTCTTCTAAAGCCTTGGTCACTCTAGACACAGgtataacattaaataataacacaaCATGCAAATTTG CTCCTTGTGTTCCCACTCAAGTCAATGTGTCATTATCTTGTGGGTCGGACACTGCATCTGTTTCCTGGGCAGCATCCAGTGGCCTTGTTTCATACTATACAGTAACAGCAGTAGATGATAATGGACGTACGCTAACCAGCAACTCCAACAGAACTTCCTGTGACATCAGCGGCCTGTCGTGTGGTCAAGTGTACAATGTGTCAGTCACAGCTATGAGTGTGGACTGCACTGGGCAACGCAGTAAAGTGCGTCGCATCAGTACTG CTCCCTGTGACCCTCAAAACATCACAACTGTGCTCCAGTGTGACACCAACACAGCCAACGTGACATGGACTGCCAGCGCCGGAGCTAATGGGTACACAGCAATTGCAACAGACAGACAGCAGCAACGTTTAGCTTCTTGTCACTCTATGGGAACTTCCTGTCAGCTGACCTCTCTGCCGTGTGGGATGAGACTAAATGTGACTGTCCAAGCTGATGGCACCACCTGCAACAGCAGCTCTCAACCTAAAGCTGTAGTGGAAACAGGTGACAGCTCATGTTAA